A stretch of DNA from Megalops cyprinoides isolate fMegCyp1 chromosome 17, fMegCyp1.pri, whole genome shotgun sequence:
GATGGCACTGCAGTGGATTCCTGTAAACACGCGGAGAGCAGGCCAACCAGGAAgcactgacatcatccaggGTGTCAGAGTCCCACTAACACAGACAAACTATGGAGTAAACAAGACCAAACAGGACCTAACAAGACGAGGCCGTCTGAAGGCCACGGGAGAGGAGGCGCTTCACTGGGACAGACCAAGGGTTTGCTGGGCTACTCTTAgcgtgtgcgtgtccgtgtgtttTGTGGCGAacgtgtgcatgtctgtgcgcatgtatgtgcatgtgagtgtgtgtgcgtgtgagtgtgtgtgcgtgtgcgtgtgagtgtgtgtgcgtgtgagtgtgtgtgcatgtgagtgtgtgtgcgtgtgtttcagACAGTGCTCTGTATAACGCTACCTGACCGGGAgccctgcgtgtgtgtgtgtgtgtgtgtgtgtgtgtgtgtgtgtgtatatatatatatatatatatatatatatatatatatatatatatatattataaatgacAGACTGAAATTTCATTGTTTgtgatgtttcatttaaaaacactgaaattcaaaactggtcaagggtctgaatactttttcaataTATATTATAGAAAGGCAGTACATTCCTAAATATTTCCAAATTTCCAAAAATGACAGCGCTGCTTGTAGCTTTCAGAGGTTTTTATCTTAATTTTCTCCTGAAACAAAAGGACTATAAAAAGTCTGAGGTTTTGGCTCTCAGCCTTCATCAGCGTTTCAGCGGAAAGTACAAGGGATTCGCTGTGAGGCAGAAATATCTGCAGTCCAGCAATCTGCAGACAGCGTGAAAGCGCgtcagctgcagggagagggctCAAACACCTCTCTTTATCAAGATATACGGGACAAATCTATTTTAGTTCTTCGGTGCGAGACAAAGGAAACACAAGCGTAATTACTGGTGAGTCCTGATGAGTCCTCTGAGCTGAAGCTTTTTAAACAGAGACACATTAGCGGGCTGGGCCTGATCTGGAGCTGCTGGCTggatcagagacagagagagagagacagagagagagagagagggagaaagagaaagagagagagagaaggatggagagagggagagagagagagggagaaagagaaagagagagaggcagaaggttggagagagagagagagacagaaggatggagagagggagagacacatgAAGGGAGAGATGTAAGGAtgaaaagagagatggagagagggaaggagagagcgagagataaagacaaggagagagacagacacagagagagaaggatggagagaaagaaatgagaacaaaagagagagagggagaaggaaggagacagaaagagagagggagagaggggggagagagagaaagagagacagagagagagagaaagagaaagcggGTACACACTGTATAATAGGAGCTAATATGCAATAATCACAATGTGTGATGATCCAGATCTCAATCAAATATGAAAGggcgaaacacacacacaaacactgtcactCTGTAATTAGGCAGTCGGCTGATGGCAGCTCTGGGCAAACCGGTAATGATCACTTTGGATAAACGAGACGTTCGCCTCGTCGGAGAATGGatgacatttgcatttaataagCCCTGATTGGCCAGTTGCTTCCTGTCAACTTTCTGATTGCTACTGGCTAACTGACAGGGAGAAAACATTTGCCAGCACCAGGTACCGCCTCAGTCCTGCACCGTGTGCTTGTATGATGTCAACCCCTCCACACCTGCAGTGCTTTGAGAGCCGGACTCCACAGCGCCgccctgcaggacagagagggactcaccTCGGCGGAATGGGCCCGCACAGGGCGGCGCAGCAGTTGGTGAAGATGCTGCCGTAGCTGTAGGGGTTGTAGTTGTCCTTCCCTCGTTTCGTCGACCAGGTCCCCTTGATCTGGGACGGCGGATAGAGGCAGAGCGCTGCTTTAACAGGGAGCTTCTGACAGAAGGCTGACAACTGAAAACTGAACTAATTAAGCAGAAGACTGTGTCTCGTCTCTCCTGGATCTAATCAGACCCACTTCATCGACCTGTAAGGCGTTTCACGAAAAAcacactgagagcagtgtgcAATCACAGGTACTGATTCAGTCAAATGCTTTATCAGCAATGAACGCTGGGACTTTTGTCTCCCTTACAAACAGTGAGAACGTGCTATCTGAGGCATCAGAACCACTGCACTTTAAAATAActggaaaaatacacacatctCAAAAGTAGCCTAATTGGGTCTGAGGTGCATTGTGCCTTGCAAGTAATTTGAGTGACCAGTAAAGAACGCTAAGAGATaacgagaaagagagagagagatagcacTTACATCTTCATTGGTCGTCTGATTGGAGCTGATTAAGTAGGTGTGGAATCCGGAGAGGCCCACGATCGACcagacagagaagaaacacaccaccacctccagcacaGTGCGCCGTTAAGGAGAAAATCGCAGCACTAACGGCTCAGGGCTCACTGGACCCCGAGCCAGtcactattacattacattgctgccGTTCTCAGATGCCCTaatccagactgacttacatacagtaggttataacttcatccatttatacagctggatatttactaatgcaactgtgggttaagtaccttgcccaagggtacgacagcGGTGCCCTAGtaaggaatcgaaccagcaaccttttggttacgagccctgttccacatcagagacagagcagacgTGTGTGCATGACATCCGTGTTTTCACTATAGATACAGAAATAGCACTCTGGGCATGGCGTTCCTTCTGCTTACGGTTCTCATGAGTCACCTCCCACAAAACTCCGAGGTTTGACTGTTCCTCTCAAAGGGGCGCATGGTGACCCAGTGACCTTGCGCTGttgttacacacacaaacacacacacacccaaatgcCGCTTTTCAAATCCATACCTATCACCTGGACTATACCTTAACTACTGACTTTACCTGGCAGAGAGACACTGATaagtcctcacacacacacacactctcacaaaagGATATCTAGCCGGACTGTCTTTGAGTGCGCTGAGGAAACCTGTTCGATGGGACCCTGTATGGAAAACGGGAGTGTAAGAGCAACATCACAACACCACAGTGCACACCTCTGCCTGCTAACAGGACTCCCTTCATCTCATCCCCACTGTATGACATACTGACAGATTCCACAATTTATCGGCAGTCACAGTAATGTCGTACATCAACACGTCTTAATTACAGAGATGAATAAGGGAATTAGAGACGCAGTCGGGAACTAAAGCAGCTGCATGGTGCAGGAGTGAGCAGGTGGGTATGAGAGCGGGCCCGGCTTCCTGCCCCTGTCAGACGGGGAGGGAGATTCTTTCAGCCTGCATGCGCCTCTTAGAGGCCACATGGGCCTTtcagatgcatgctgggacatgTGGCTACAGACAGGTGTGTGGGGCTGGCTACCTGCCAGCGAGGGTAACGGAGGACACATTCATTGTGAGTGTAACGttctgcacagcactgtgacaCTCAGAGTGAGGGACTTCCCAGGATGCAGTGCTAATGTTTCATCTAAGCTCAGTCCTGCTCTCTGTTACCCAGTGCCCCACTAATCGCCAGGACAACCTCGTAAATCTCGAGTGCTGAAGGGCAGCAGGGAATGAAGCCAACAGCGACAgcaagaaaagagagagagagaaaagtcgGTCTGTGGGGAGTGGTGTGTCTTCAGGAcgcgctgtgtgtgttttcactcgGGCGGTGATTAAGAACTGTGCAGCACATCGCATGCAGTGCTGCTTATCAGGCATCCCAGATCAGGGGGGCTGCAGCGGGTTTGGGAGGGGCAGTGGAGCAAAAGAGAAGCTGCTGGGGTGGGAAGTTTAGCCTTCGAGAGGAGGCCTGTCTCAGAGACATCCGAGAGGAGACCTGTCTCAAAGACCTCCGAGAGGAGACCTGACTCAGAGACATCCGAGAGGAGACCTGTCTCAGAGACCTCCGAGAGGAGACCTGTCTCAGAGACATCCGAGAGCAGATCTGTCTCAGAGACCTCCGAGAGCAGATCTGTCTCAGAGACCTCCGAGAGCAGATCTGTCTCAGAGACCTCCGAGAGGAGGCCTGTCTCAGAGACCTCCGAGAGGAGGCCTGTCTCAGAGACCTCCCAGAGGAGACCTATCTCAGAGACCTCCCAGAGGAGACCTGTCTCAGAGACCTCCCAGAGGAGACCTGTCTCAAAGACCTCCGAGAGGAGGCCTGTCTCAGAGACCTCCCAGAGGAGACCTGTCTCAGAGACCTCCCAGAGGAGACCTGTCTCAGAGACTCGTCTCCTCTGTCATGCAGGCAGGCAGTTCACGGAGACACCTGGGAGGGGCACTGTGTGGACATAAAGCTTCCTCAGACTGTGGGTCATTTTTCACCTCAGACGAGAATACTTAAGAAAAGGCAAATGTCCTGATCTAAACAGTGAGCAAAAGTTCACATCACAGAAAAAGACGAAAGACATTAACCAGCAGAGTGTGtgtacagagaggagagggccgTGTGTGCTGCCCGGGGAAGCAGGTCATTATTTCACTTTCACGCAGAGAGCTTTATCccaaaaaaataatgaacctggaagggaagagaggaacacagagacacggCACAGAGGGGAGAAAGCTGAATTCACTAATAAGCCGTTCCAAACAGACGGCAAGTTTCAGCACTGCGGCCAAACTCCTCACACGCGGCTGCCGAAATCGTCAGAGCCCTCTCTCTGCGTGAGGAGGATGGACCCCGCAGCGCCGCACAGAACGCCCCGCCGGGCGGGAGGGCGCTCACACGACCGGCGACACTCACGCAGGATGACGTGTGTGATGACGAAGGCgaagatgaagatggtgagGAAGGACAGCGAGAGGATGAAGAGGTAGAAGAAGCGGTAGTTCCTCTTCCCCACGCAGTTACCCACCCAGGGGCAGTGATGGTCAAAGcgttctgcagagagagagagagagagagagagagagagagagagagagagagagagagagagagagagagagagagagagagagagagagagggagagggagagggagagggagagggagagggagagggagagagagagagagagggagagagagagggagagaaggagagagagagagagagagagagagagagagggagacacagagagagagagagagagagagagagagggagagggagagagagagagagagagggcgggagggagagagagaggaggtgggtgCTGAAAACGTGTCCATTACTTtatatttcagaaacaaaagTGATTACTCATCTAGCTGTGCTGTTACAACATGGATGAGCACACCTTCTGAAGTTACCCCAGTGTGATTCCCAGAccatcacacactcacccacacaggCAGATTCataatacacagacacacacacacacttacccacACAGTtgtcacacagactgcagtgagAGGCTCGGGGGGGTCTGAAGATCTTGCAGGTGAAGCAGTACTTCAGCTTGACCGTCTGGCCATTGATGACGACCTCCTTGGTCCTGGGGGGAGGACGGTACCCCCCTGAAATGGGGCCGTTGTCTGCGTctgagagagaagcaggaggaggatAACAAACGGGTCAACCCACACGTGCATTCACTGAACCTGTGCATTCAGGAACCTGTGCATTCACTGAACCTGTGCATTCAGGAACCTGTGCATTCACTGAACCTGTGCACC
This window harbors:
- the LOC118791791 gene encoding probable palmitoyltransferase ZDHHC14 isoform X4, producing the protein MHLGVGAPMRECTYSEISTRSSSPMETPHKKRVPTRKWQAFPGRNKFYCNGRIMMARQTGVFYLTLVLIVVTSGLFFAFDCPFLASNLTPAIPVIGGALFIFVMGMLLRASFSDPGVLPRATPDEAADLERQIDADNGPISGGYRPPPRTKEVVINGQTVKLKYCFTCKIFRPPRASHCSLCDNCVERFDHHCPWVGNCVGKRNYRFFYLFILSLSFLTIFIFAFVITHVILRSHRTGFLSALKDSPASVLEVVVCFFSVWSIVGLSGFHTYLISSNQTTNEDIKGTWSTKRGKDNYNPYSYGSIFTNCCAALCGPIPPSQQLQIRPSPLMCLCLKSFSSEDSSGLTISSTGEASSSRTPPSPSPTPTEARCTAPHRPRPTWPQPLLCFTASRS
- the LOC118791791 gene encoding probable palmitoyltransferase ZDHHC14 isoform X3, which encodes MHLGVGAPMRECTYSEISTRSSSPMETPHKKRVPTRKWQAFPGRNKFYCNGRIMMARQTGVFYLTLVLIVVTSGLFFAFDCPFLASNLTPAIPVIGGALFIFVMGMLLRASFSDPGVLPRATPDEAADLERQIDADNGPISGGYRPPPRTKEVVINGQTVKLKYCFTCKIFRPPRASHCSLCDNCVERFDHHCPWVGNCVGKRNYRFFYLFILSLSFLTIFIFAFVITHVILRSHRTGFLSALKDSPASVLEVVVCFFSVWSIVGLSGFHTYLISSNQTTNEDIKGTWSTKRGKDNYNPYSYGSIFTNCCAALCGPIPPSQQLQIRPSPLMCLCLKSFSSEDSSGLTISSTGEASSSRTPPSPSPTPTEARCTAPHRPRPTCVTKTSAFRAPNSFCRPQPLLCFTASRS